From Chthonomonas sp., the proteins below share one genomic window:
- a CDS encoding citrate synthase (catalyzes the formation of citrate from acetyl-CoA and oxaloacetate), whose translation MATTTYPNYSPGLEGVVGGITTISEIVSETSSLIYRGINVHDLASQGSFEETAYLLLKGKLPNQAELDEFKKTLGTEREVPQEVYTALKQLPKDCHPMDIAKVGFAVYAPFDPDYAKPATDQEANLRKAVRILAKASTIVGNGHRIRQGLEPIKPNPDHTIAQNFLHLMTGNAPDAETAHVLDSSLTLYAEHGFNASTFACRVTVATLSDMYSGIVSGIGTLKGPLHGGANEEAMKMILEIGEPSKAEAWIRDALATKKKIMGFGHREYKKRDPRAIYMTKVAKELCQKSGQTKWAEIADTLEHVMETEKNIFPNVDFPAAYAYYVLDIPIDLYTPIFVVARVSGWSAHALEQLANNRLIRPNCIYEGPHNVAYTPIASR comes from the coding sequence ATGGCTACGACCACATATCCGAATTACAGCCCCGGCCTTGAAGGCGTCGTGGGCGGCATTACGACGATCAGCGAGATCGTTAGCGAAACCAGTTCGCTGATCTACCGCGGCATCAACGTCCACGACCTGGCCTCGCAAGGCTCCTTTGAGGAAACCGCTTACCTGCTCCTTAAGGGCAAGCTGCCGAACCAAGCCGAACTGGACGAATTTAAGAAGACCCTGGGCACCGAGCGCGAAGTTCCGCAAGAGGTCTACACCGCTCTGAAGCAACTGCCCAAGGATTGCCACCCGATGGACATCGCCAAGGTGGGCTTTGCGGTTTATGCTCCGTTTGACCCCGACTATGCCAAGCCGGCCACCGACCAAGAAGCCAACCTCCGTAAGGCGGTCCGCATTTTGGCCAAGGCTAGCACCATCGTGGGCAATGGTCACCGCATCCGCCAAGGTCTCGAGCCGATTAAGCCGAACCCGGATCATACGATTGCTCAAAACTTCCTGCACCTAATGACCGGCAACGCCCCCGATGCGGAAACCGCGCACGTGCTGGATAGCTCGCTGACGCTTTACGCCGAGCACGGATTCAACGCCTCGACGTTTGCTTGCCGCGTGACGGTGGCGACGCTCAGCGACATGTACAGCGGCATCGTCAGCGGCATTGGCACCCTCAAGGGCCCGCTTCACGGCGGCGCCAACGAAGAGGCCATGAAGATGATTCTTGAGATTGGTGAGCCAAGCAAGGCCGAAGCGTGGATTCGCGACGCTCTCGCCACCAAGAAGAAGATCATGGGCTTTGGTCACCGCGAATACAAAAAGCGTGACCCGCGCGCGATTTACATGACGAAGGTCGCGAAGGAGCTTTGCCAAAAGAGCGGCCAAACCAAGTGGGCCGAAATCGCCGACACGCTTGAGCATGTGATGGAGACCGAGAAGAACATCTTCCCGAACGTGGACTTCCCCGCCGCTTACGCCTACTACGTGCTGGACATTCCGATTGACCTTTACACCCCGATTTTCGTGGTGGCGCGGGTTTCGGGTTGGAGCGCCCATGCGCTGGAGCAGCTGGCCAACAACCGCCTGATCCGTCCGAACTGCATCTACGAGGGCCCGCACAACGTGGCCTACACGCCCATCGCCAGCCGCTAA
- a CDS encoding nuclear transport factor 2 family protein, which translates to MTTQQLIEAYLDAFNRHDAEAMFALLSPEIVHDINEGLSETGIAAFRAFKAHMDTCYREQLRETVIMANGDRGCLDFICDGTYLQADAGLPPAHGQTYSIAGCAIFHCAAGKIVRIVSYYNLREWIRQVS; encoded by the coding sequence ATGACCACTCAGCAACTCATCGAAGCCTATTTGGACGCCTTTAACCGGCACGACGCGGAGGCGATGTTCGCCCTGCTCAGCCCGGAGATTGTCCACGACATCAACGAGGGCCTGAGCGAAACTGGCATCGCGGCGTTCCGCGCGTTTAAGGCGCACATGGACACCTGCTACCGGGAGCAGTTGCGCGAAACCGTGATCATGGCGAACGGCGATCGTGGCTGCCTCGACTTCATTTGCGACGGAACCTACTTGCAAGCCGATGCCGGATTGCCGCCGGCGCACGGCCAAACCTACAGCATCGCGGGCTGCGCAATCTTCCATTGTGCGGCGGGCAAGATCGTGCGCATCGTGAGTTACTACAACTTGCGCGAGTGGATCCGTCAAGTTTCGTGA
- a CDS encoding GNAT family N-acetyltransferase — translation MGRLTPRWLTVGTPEYRAAVQLRREVLRLPIQLDFAPGDLDQDAREEMLSLWQGQLIVAALHIAHLPSGVAKIRQVAVDSAFRGTGLGREIMLLAEQHLRDNGTTKVELNARDVVMPFYDALGYTVVGEGFTEVGIPHHKMTKQL, via the coding sequence ATGGGGCGCCTAACCCCGCGCTGGCTCACGGTCGGCACCCCAGAATATCGCGCCGCCGTGCAGTTGCGACGCGAAGTGTTGCGATTGCCGATTCAGCTGGACTTTGCGCCCGGTGACCTGGACCAAGACGCCCGCGAAGAGATGCTGAGCCTGTGGCAAGGGCAGCTGATTGTGGCCGCGTTGCACATCGCGCATCTGCCCTCGGGCGTGGCCAAGATTCGCCAGGTGGCGGTGGACAGCGCGTTCCGCGGCACCGGACTCGGACGCGAGATTATGCTTTTGGCCGAGCAACACCTGCGCGATAACGGCACCACTAAGGTGGAACTCAACGCCCGCGATGTCGTGATGCCGTTTTACGATGCCCTTGGCTACACGGTGGTGGGCGAGGGCTTTACCGAGGTGGGCATTCCCCACCACAAAATGACGAAACAACTATGA
- a CDS encoding GAF domain-containing protein has protein sequence MSARDTILQSLAQSPARGAALRREAMTALSGLPDYEWSGIYRLEGDTLVLDEYVGDATDHTHIPVGRGVCGTAVAENANQVIEDVRQLENYLSCSTKTRSEIVVLIRRGGEEILGQIDIDGHVVGTFGPDDEEFLERVAAILAERWGA, from the coding sequence ATGTCCGCCCGCGACACCATTCTCCAAAGCCTTGCCCAGTCCCCCGCTCGCGGAGCCGCATTGCGCCGCGAGGCGATGACCGCGCTGAGCGGTTTGCCCGACTACGAATGGTCGGGAATCTACCGCCTGGAAGGCGACACGCTGGTGCTGGATGAGTACGTCGGCGACGCCACCGACCACACCCACATTCCGGTCGGGCGCGGCGTCTGCGGAACCGCGGTCGCCGAAAACGCTAACCAGGTGATTGAGGATGTGCGGCAGCTTGAGAACTACCTTTCGTGCAGCACTAAAACGCGATCGGAGATTGTTGTGCTGATCCGTCGCGGCGGCGAGGAGATTCTCGGGCAGATTGACATTGACGGGCATGTCGTGGGCACGTTTGGCCCCGACGACGAAGAATTCCTAGAGCGCGTCGCCGCCATCCTCGCGGAGCGATGGGGCGCCTAA
- a CDS encoding MinD/ParA family protein — MKSIAITSGKGGVGKTTFSANLAIALSQFGQNVVLFDADLQLANVDVAIGLKADYTLKDVVDGDVSLTDSLTRGPAGIRVAVGGSAVSKLMTAGPKRLGQFFDQIQELSASTDVLLYDTAAGLENRVVAFLKQADEIVLVTTPDPTAVTDAYAAAKVAWKRNPEAIIRVVVNMATSAEEALALFNHLNTVSKNFLGRDLYYLGHVRADAQAAHATRVRKPYVLHAPHADASQDIVDIARLVWDQTRAWRARPELVSA, encoded by the coding sequence ATGAAGTCCATCGCAATCACAAGCGGCAAGGGCGGCGTCGGCAAGACAACGTTCTCGGCGAATCTCGCCATCGCGCTCTCGCAGTTCGGACAAAACGTGGTGCTGTTCGATGCGGACTTGCAACTCGCCAATGTCGACGTGGCAATCGGACTGAAGGCCGACTACACGCTCAAGGATGTGGTGGATGGCGACGTTTCGCTCACCGATTCCTTGACGCGCGGCCCGGCCGGAATTCGAGTCGCCGTCGGCGGAAGCGCCGTGAGTAAGCTCATGACGGCCGGTCCCAAGCGCCTTGGTCAGTTCTTTGATCAGATTCAGGAGCTCTCGGCGAGCACCGACGTGCTGCTCTACGACACGGCGGCCGGCCTCGAAAACCGCGTAGTGGCGTTTCTCAAGCAAGCCGATGAGATCGTGCTTGTGACAACTCCCGATCCGACGGCGGTGACCGACGCTTACGCGGCGGCCAAGGTCGCGTGGAAGCGCAATCCCGAGGCGATTATCCGCGTCGTGGTCAACATGGCGACTTCGGCGGAAGAAGCGTTGGCGTTGTTCAATCACCTCAACACGGTGAGTAAGAACTTCCTGGGTCGCGACCTGTACTACCTGGGGCACGTGCGGGCCGATGCGCAAGCCGCGCATGCAACCCGCGTGCGCAAGCCCTATGTGTTGCACGCGCCGCACGCCGATGCATCGCAGGATATCGTGGACATCGCCCGCCTCGTGTGGGATCAAACCCGTGCCTGGCGTGCCCGTCCGGAACTGGTCAGCGCGTAG
- a CDS encoding outer membrane beta-barrel protein yields MKSFSILIVAACATGAFAQMDPCVAEAKAKPLAARVGLGTFTNKGTNNFTRDSHFAVGLTYRPGIPCMIAPGRGTPGVDLDFIDVAGNGNRINAIGLTYGTRIMLGQSGGFYGGFGVGAFSTRLRTAANNNNNNNNEGRPTRATGDGLPAGTSKTMTRMGAKLMLGMNGKSGEFFELSYFLVSKVRGGDVNRANLSVGFKF; encoded by the coding sequence ATGAAATCCTTCTCAATCCTCATTGTCGCGGCTTGCGCGACGGGCGCATTCGCCCAAATGGATCCTTGCGTGGCCGAAGCCAAGGCTAAGCCGCTCGCCGCTCGCGTCGGGCTCGGCACCTTCACCAACAAGGGCACCAACAACTTCACGCGCGACTCGCACTTTGCGGTCGGGCTCACCTACCGCCCGGGAATCCCGTGCATGATCGCGCCGGGTCGCGGCACGCCGGGCGTGGACCTCGACTTCATTGATGTCGCCGGCAATGGCAACCGCATCAACGCCATCGGTCTGACCTACGGCACGCGCATTATGCTCGGCCAATCGGGCGGGTTCTACGGCGGCTTTGGCGTCGGCGCGTTCAGCACGCGACTTCGTACGGCGGCCAACAACAACAACAACAACAACAACGAAGGACGGCCGACCCGCGCTACTGGCGACGGGCTTCCGGCGGGCACCAGCAAGACCATGACTCGCATGGGCGCTAAGCTGATGCTCGGCATGAACGGCAAGTCGGGCGAGTTCTTTGAGCTCAGCTACTTCCTTGTGAGCAAGGTGCGCGGCGGCGACGTCAACCGCGCCAACCTGAGCGTCGGCTTCAAGTTCTAA
- a CDS encoding NAD-dependent epimerase/dehydratase family protein, translated as MSKDLVLVTGAGGFIGGHLVRTLLDEGFKVRAVDIKPFHRWYQLHDGVENIEGDCSKLDVCMAITKDVADVYNLSADMGGMGFIENNKALCMLTVLINTHLLMGAKENGCKRFFFASSACVYAGYKQKDPNITGLAEEDAYPADAEDGYGWEKLFSERMCRHFMEDFGLHCRVARFHNVYGPQGTYAGGREKAPAAMCRKVVDAITSGKSDIEIWGDGHQTRSFMYIDDCTKGIRMIMDSNIEYPINLGSAEKVSINELLSVVEDIADVKLNRNYKLDAPKGVNGRNSINTLIQKELGWEPSIPLRDGMEKTYVWIKDQMDRGINPDKFD; from the coding sequence ATGAGTAAAGATTTGGTTTTGGTCACGGGTGCCGGGGGCTTCATTGGCGGTCACCTCGTTAGGACCTTGTTGGACGAAGGATTTAAGGTTCGCGCCGTGGATATTAAGCCGTTCCACCGCTGGTACCAACTGCACGATGGCGTCGAAAATATCGAAGGCGATTGTAGCAAGCTGGATGTCTGCATGGCCATCACCAAGGATGTCGCCGACGTTTACAATCTGAGCGCCGACATGGGCGGCATGGGCTTTATCGAAAACAATAAGGCGCTGTGCATGCTCACGGTTCTCATCAACACGCACCTGCTCATGGGCGCGAAGGAGAACGGCTGCAAGCGATTCTTCTTTGCCAGCTCGGCCTGTGTGTACGCCGGCTACAAGCAAAAGGACCCCAACATCACCGGCCTCGCCGAAGAAGATGCCTACCCCGCGGATGCCGAAGACGGCTACGGCTGGGAAAAGCTGTTCAGCGAGCGCATGTGCCGCCACTTTATGGAAGACTTCGGTCTGCACTGCCGCGTGGCCCGATTCCACAACGTGTACGGCCCGCAAGGCACCTATGCCGGTGGCCGCGAAAAGGCTCCGGCTGCCATGTGCCGCAAGGTCGTGGACGCGATTACCTCGGGCAAGTCCGACATCGAAATTTGGGGCGACGGCCACCAAACGCGCTCGTTCATGTATATCGACGACTGCACCAAGGGCATTCGCATGATCATGGACAGCAACATCGAGTATCCGATTAACCTCGGCTCGGCGGAAAAGGTGTCCATCAACGAGCTGCTCAGCGTCGTTGAAGACATCGCCGACGTGAAGCTGAACCGCAACTACAAGCTCGACGCGCCGAAGGGTGTGAACGGTCGCAACTCGATCAACACACTCATCCAAAAGGAACTCGGCTGGGAGCCCTCGATTCCGCTGCGCGACGGCATGGAAAAGACGTACGTGTGGATTAAGGATCAGATGGATCGCGGGATCAACCCCGACAAGTTCGACTGA
- a CDS encoding rhodanese-related sulfurtransferase translates to MAFQVLLYYWFTEVADPEGFARRHRELCEKLNLRGRILIAPEGINGTVSGLVADCEAYQTALRAEPGFGDMEFKVDPAEGHAFKAMHVRVRPEIITLGADASGPTALHLDAETWRDMMAREDAVILDGRNAYESELGHFANAICPPIQNFRELPEWLQAHRDEFAGKQILTYCTGGIRCEKLTAWMLANGFENVFQLDGGIVKYGQDPATAGEGFVGVNVVFDERVQVSAGERSQPLTACRQCGAASANYVNCANVECNLRMILCPECEESTGRCCSEACRAAPRQRLKGKKWHESPRRLHDQAR, encoded by the coding sequence ATGGCTTTTCAGGTTTTGCTGTACTACTGGTTTACCGAGGTGGCCGATCCGGAAGGATTTGCTCGTCGGCACCGGGAGTTGTGCGAGAAGCTTAATTTGCGCGGCCGCATCCTCATCGCGCCGGAAGGCATCAACGGCACGGTCAGCGGGTTGGTGGCCGATTGCGAGGCTTACCAAACCGCGCTCCGCGCGGAACCCGGGTTCGGCGACATGGAGTTCAAGGTCGATCCGGCCGAGGGGCACGCGTTTAAAGCGATGCACGTGCGGGTCCGGCCCGAAATCATCACGTTGGGTGCCGACGCTTCGGGCCCGACCGCCCTCCACCTCGACGCCGAGACTTGGCGCGACATGATGGCCCGCGAAGACGCCGTGATTCTCGACGGTCGCAACGCCTACGAAAGCGAACTCGGCCATTTCGCGAACGCGATCTGTCCGCCGATTCAGAACTTTCGCGAGCTGCCCGAGTGGCTTCAGGCGCATCGCGACGAGTTCGCGGGGAAGCAGATTCTCACCTATTGCACGGGCGGTATCCGGTGCGAAAAGCTCACCGCATGGATGCTCGCCAACGGATTTGAGAACGTGTTTCAACTCGACGGCGGGATCGTAAAGTACGGCCAAGACCCGGCTACCGCCGGCGAGGGGTTCGTCGGGGTGAACGTGGTGTTCGACGAGCGCGTGCAGGTGTCGGCGGGCGAGCGCTCGCAGCCGCTCACCGCCTGTCGCCAATGCGGCGCGGCGAGCGCCAACTACGTCAACTGCGCGAACGTCGAGTGCAACCTGCGCATGATCCTTTGCCCGGAGTGTGAGGAATCAACCGGGCGCTGTTGCAGCGAGGCGTGCCGCGCGGCACCGCGCCAACGACTCAAGGGCAAGAAGTGGCATGAGTCGCCTCGACGCCTCCACGACCAAGCGAGGTAG
- a CDS encoding MoxR family ATPase — translation MQEVTGFAESLESQLGRVIVGQQAVIRQLLVAILCNGHALLEGVPGVAKTLMVRSLAHCLSLEFTRVQFTPDLMPSDVVGTTVFNPKTVDFELKKGPIFTNILLADEINRTPPKTQAALLEAMEERQVTIDGETHPLGDQFLVFATQNPIEFEGTYPLPEAQQDRFLLKILLSYPGAEAETEVLRRVHGGFRAQNLDEVGLQAVANPDKLRELRAKVNSVRVEDNIFGYIYGLVAATRNSPDIAVGASPRAGIALLLCAKAAAALQGRDYVIPDDVKSFAPPVLRHRILVRPEVEIEGITPDRVLQGIIDGQAVPR, via the coding sequence GTGCAGGAAGTCACCGGGTTTGCCGAATCGCTTGAATCTCAGTTAGGTCGCGTCATCGTGGGTCAACAGGCCGTCATTCGCCAGTTGCTCGTCGCGATTTTGTGCAACGGCCACGCGCTGCTGGAAGGCGTGCCGGGTGTCGCCAAAACGCTCATGGTGCGCTCGCTGGCGCACTGCCTTTCGCTCGAGTTTACGCGGGTTCAGTTTACGCCCGACCTCATGCCGAGCGACGTGGTGGGGACCACCGTGTTCAACCCGAAGACGGTTGACTTTGAACTCAAGAAAGGGCCGATTTTCACGAACATCTTGCTCGCCGACGAAATCAATCGGACTCCGCCGAAGACTCAGGCCGCGCTGTTGGAAGCGATGGAAGAACGCCAGGTGACGATTGACGGCGAGACGCACCCGCTGGGCGATCAGTTCCTGGTCTTCGCGACCCAAAACCCGATCGAGTTCGAGGGCACGTACCCGCTTCCCGAGGCGCAGCAAGACCGCTTCTTGCTCAAGATTCTGCTGAGCTACCCCGGCGCCGAGGCGGAGACGGAAGTCTTGCGCCGCGTACACGGCGGGTTCCGCGCTCAGAACTTGGATGAGGTTGGCCTGCAAGCCGTGGCGAACCCGGACAAGCTCCGCGAGCTTCGCGCCAAGGTGAACAGCGTGCGGGTTGAGGACAACATTTTTGGCTACATCTACGGTCTGGTCGCCGCGACCCGCAACTCGCCGGACATCGCCGTCGGTGCCTCGCCGCGCGCCGGCATCGCATTGTTGCTGTGCGCCAAAGCAGCGGCGGCGTTGCAGGGCCGCGACTACGTGATTCCGGATGACGTGAAATCGTTCGCGCCGCCCGTGTTGCGTCACCGCATTTTGGTGCGGCCTGAGGTGGAGATCGAAGGCATCACGCCCGATCGCGTCTTGCAGGGGATTATTGACGGTCAGGCCGTTCCCCGGTAG
- a CDS encoding YHS domain-containing protein: MITTLIATLAFATPQQTVEPLHCSVMTKGNANLEGPSVVYAGAVFHFCCEGCDGQFAKNPAKFVAQNAKGTATFGRFLFDPVTGKKVDTGAGFTTDYKGIRYSFDSKANLDTFKAKPEKFAALPAKEVLTCPVAGDKMASPKDAFAYVDVKGVRYYICCAGCLPKMQKDAAKYTAKTKPVAAVGHKG, translated from the coding sequence ATGATTACAACTCTCATTGCAACGCTCGCTTTCGCCACTCCTCAACAAACCGTTGAACCGCTGCACTGCTCCGTCATGACCAAGGGCAACGCCAACCTCGAAGGCCCGTCGGTGGTCTACGCGGGCGCTGTCTTCCACTTCTGCTGCGAAGGTTGCGACGGTCAGTTCGCCAAGAACCCGGCCAAGTTTGTTGCCCAAAATGCGAAGGGCACGGCCACGTTTGGCCGCTTCCTTTTCGACCCGGTGACCGGCAAAAAGGTGGATACCGGCGCGGGCTTCACGACCGACTACAAGGGCATTCGCTACTCGTTCGATAGCAAGGCAAACCTGGATACGTTCAAGGCCAAGCCCGAAAAGTTTGCCGCTCTCCCGGCCAAGGAAGTTCTGACTTGCCCGGTCGCCGGTGACAAGATGGCCAGCCCCAAGGACGCGTTTGCCTATGTAGACGTGAAGGGTGTGCGCTACTACATCTGCTGCGCCGGCTGCCTGCCGAAGATGCAAAAGGATGCCGCCAAGTACACGGCGAAGACCAAGCCGGTCGCCGCGGTTGGCCACAAGGGCTAA
- a CDS encoding DnaJ domain-containing protein — MNHYQALGLQAGATEDEIRSAYRAMAKRHHPDVDKTPGATDRFVRIQTAYEVLSDTTQRLAYDRTIPIPAAKPAAPTTDRVRTASYGGRTVEDPNQAPRVDAGRWINDIKRLQEYMRHGRLPEAERLAKSLIDAEPRLPEPNAIMGDIMLARGNRPRAAEFYSYASQNDPGNREYMDKYEMALAAVKTVDVSTGRQGEKVTRTVYVEQVFAPGPIAVAIGCIAAAAAYVCLSSHPAMLPKLPLISTWSAGLLGMLAVMGFALGAGLSMSKLVDQFALHAGSGAAKFAPGAILGFIALLNFWVAALIYSVGGSINKAFHQSTTRFIVGVGLCTLLATGAASVTKDIDPLQTFLWGGNIIYLAGLGGWLIADTFRQG, encoded by the coding sequence CTGAACCACTATCAGGCACTCGGGCTTCAGGCGGGCGCGACCGAAGATGAGATTCGGTCGGCCTATCGCGCCATGGCCAAGCGACATCACCCGGACGTGGACAAAACGCCCGGCGCGACCGACCGCTTTGTGCGTATTCAAACCGCGTACGAGGTGCTGAGCGACACGACGCAGCGCTTGGCTTACGACCGCACGATTCCGATTCCGGCGGCCAAACCCGCCGCCCCGACCACCGATCGCGTACGCACGGCAAGCTACGGCGGTCGCACGGTCGAGGACCCCAACCAAGCGCCGCGGGTGGACGCCGGACGCTGGATCAACGACATCAAGCGGCTGCAGGAATACATGCGCCATGGGCGACTGCCCGAAGCCGAGCGCCTGGCCAAGTCGCTGATCGACGCCGAGCCGCGCCTGCCCGAGCCCAACGCGATCATGGGCGACATCATGCTCGCCCGCGGTAACCGTCCGCGCGCGGCCGAGTTTTACAGCTACGCCAGCCAAAACGACCCCGGCAATCGCGAGTACATGGACAAGTACGAGATGGCGCTCGCGGCGGTCAAAACGGTAGACGTGAGCACCGGTCGCCAGGGCGAAAAGGTCACCCGCACGGTGTACGTGGAGCAGGTGTTTGCGCCCGGTCCCATCGCCGTCGCCATCGGCTGCATCGCCGCCGCCGCGGCCTACGTTTGCCTGAGTTCGCACCCGGCTATGTTGCCCAAATTGCCGCTCATCAGCACCTGGAGCGCGGGCCTATTGGGCATGCTCGCCGTGATGGGCTTTGCGCTCGGCGCGGGACTCTCGATGTCGAAACTGGTGGATCAGTTTGCGCTGCACGCGGGCAGTGGCGCGGCCAAGTTTGCGCCGGGCGCGATTCTCGGGTTCATAGCACTCCTCAACTTTTGGGTCGCCGCGCTCATTTACAGCGTGGGCGGCTCCATCAACAAGGCGTTCCATCAATCCACGACGCGGTTTATTGTCGGCGTGGGCTTGTGTACGCTCCTTGCGACGGGCGCGGCATCGGTCACCAAGGATATTGATCCGCTGCAAACTTTTCTTTGGGGCGGAAACATCATCTACCTGGCCGGCCTCGGCGGATGGCTCATCGCCGATACGTTCCGGCAGGGCTAA
- a CDS encoding type II secretion system F family protein produces MPIFEYQATDAAGALQRGTQVGASMDAAAKELAGRGLQVTSLSLTGQDLDLTPRPPQPEASSHVMDEYVTHENTPRAETERLMERRSYWATDVVGTTVGKVALPAIAFFFRQFAVMINAGVSPTQALNTLAGQTQSPKLGRILRELSQHALEGRPMSFGMQRYPEVFSPLVLSLVRVGERSGTMVEACNLVATYTEREIAIRNLVRRVTIYPKIVIALSIVILSAASAIISSLGKKSQLSAPLMTMSTWIWLGPLLIGLFLFYRVGLANARIRYNYEGFLLAIPYIGGTVKQFAMAKFGRALGTLYAAGVPIHEAFRLSADACGNEYLRSRMMPAIRGIEGGATLHSTMLATNAFNPIVLDMVATGEQTGSLNQMLEKVAEYYEGESETRSVKMGYILGAVALLGVGVYIGYIYIQNMMSIVGGGLQSALKETGN; encoded by the coding sequence ATGCCAATTTTTGAGTATCAAGCCACCGACGCCGCCGGAGCCCTGCAACGGGGCACCCAAGTTGGCGCATCCATGGATGCCGCCGCGAAAGAACTCGCCGGGCGCGGACTGCAGGTGACGAGCCTGAGCCTGACGGGGCAAGACCTCGATCTGACGCCGCGCCCACCGCAGCCCGAAGCCAGCAGTCACGTGATGGACGAGTACGTCACTCACGAAAACACGCCCCGCGCCGAGACCGAGCGCCTGATGGAGCGCCGCTCCTACTGGGCGACCGACGTGGTTGGCACCACCGTCGGCAAGGTCGCGCTCCCGGCCATCGCATTCTTCTTCCGCCAATTCGCGGTGATGATCAACGCCGGGGTGAGCCCCACGCAGGCGCTCAACACGCTCGCCGGGCAAACGCAAAGCCCCAAACTCGGCCGGATTCTGCGCGAGTTGAGCCAACACGCGCTCGAAGGACGCCCCATGAGCTTTGGCATGCAGCGCTACCCGGAGGTCTTTTCACCGCTCGTGCTCAGTTTGGTGCGGGTGGGCGAACGCTCGGGCACGATGGTCGAGGCGTGCAACCTCGTCGCCACGTACACCGAGCGCGAGATCGCGATCCGCAACCTCGTGCGGCGGGTGACCATCTATCCCAAGATCGTCATTGCGCTCAGCATCGTGATTCTTTCGGCGGCGAGCGCGATCATCAGTTCGCTCGGCAAAAAGAGCCAGCTCAGCGCGCCGCTCATGACCATGAGCACGTGGATTTGGTTGGGCCCGCTCCTCATTGGGCTGTTCTTGTTCTACCGAGTTGGTCTGGCGAACGCGCGGATTCGATACAACTACGAAGGTTTCCTGCTTGCCATCCCGTACATCGGAGGCACCGTGAAGCAGTTTGCGATGGCCAAGTTTGGCCGCGCGCTGGGCACTCTCTACGCGGCCGGCGTGCCGATTCACGAGGCGTTCCGTCTGAGCGCCGACGCGTGCGGCAACGAATATTTGCGCAGCCGGATGATGCCCGCGATTCGCGGAATTGAGGGCGGCGCGACGCTCCACAGCACGATGCTCGCTACCAATGCATTCAATCCGATCGTCTTGGATATGGTGGCCACCGGCGAACAAACCGGCAGCCTCAACCAAATGCTGGAGAAGGTCGCGGAGTACTACGAGGGCGAATCCGAAACGCGTTCGGTTAAGATGGGCTATATCCTTGGCGCGGTTGCCCTTCTTGGGGTGGGCGTGTACATAGGCTACATTTATATTCAAAACATGATGTCAATCGTTGGCGGCGGCTTGCAATCGGCCCTGAAGGAGACGGGTAACTGA